The Hemicordylus capensis ecotype Gifberg chromosome 6, rHemCap1.1.pri, whole genome shotgun sequence genome window below encodes:
- the FZD1 gene encoding frizzled-1, with protein MAEKWARQVCNGAEATAGGGQASVRRSPRLLLRLVALLLWAEAPVLPARGQAHQQQQQQQYNGERGISVPDHGYCQPITIPLCTDIAYNQTIMPNLLGHTNQEDAGLEVHQFYPLVKVQCSAELKFFLCSMYAPVCTVLEQALPPCRSLCERARQGCEALMNKFGFQWPDTLRCEKFPVHGAGELCVGQNTSERGTPTPSLGPEFWTSNPQLRPGLGAAGGGGAGGGGSHLAERAGRFTCPRVLKVPSYLNYRFLGEKDCGTPCEPGRPYGLMYFGQEELRFSRTWIGIWSVLCCASTLFTVLTYLVDMKRFSYPERPIIFLSGCYTAVAVAYIAGFLLEEKVVCNERFSDDGSRTVAQGTKREGCTILFMMLYFFGMASSIWWVILSLTWFLAAGMKWGHEAIEANSQYFHLAAWAVPAIKTITILALGQVDGDVLSGVCFVGINNVDALRGFVLAPLFVYLFIGTSFLLAGFVSLFRIRTIMKHDGTKTEKLEKLMVRIGIFSVLYTVPATIVIACYFYEQAFREQWERSWFAQSCKSYAIPCPNNHHHPPMSPDFTVFMIKYLMTLIVGITSGFWIWSGKTLNSWRKFYTRLTNSKQGETTV; from the coding sequence ATGGCTGAGAAGTGGGCTCGGCAAGTTTGCAACGGGGCCGAGGCGACGGCGGGGGGCGGCCAGGCCAGCGTGCGGCGCTCCCCGCGGCTGCTCCTGCGGCTGGTGGCGCTGCTGCTGTGGGCGGAGGCGCCGGTGCTCCCCGCGCGGGGCCAGgcgcaccagcagcagcagcagcagcagtacaaCGGCGAGCGGGGCATCTCGGTGCCGGACCACGGCTACTGCCAGCCCATCACCATCCCGCTGTGCACGGACATCGCCTACAACCAGACCATCATGCCCAACTTGCTGGGCCACACCAACCAGGAGGACGCCGGCCTGGAGGTGCACCAGTTCTACCCGCTGGTCAAGGTGCAGTGCTCGGCCGAGCTCAAGTTCTTCCTGTGCTCCATGTACGCGCCCGTCTGCACGGTGCTGGAGCAGGCGCTGCCTCCCTGCCGCTCCCTCTGCGAGCGGGCGCGCCAGGGCTGCGAGGCGCTCATGAACAAGTTCGGCTTCCAGTGGCCCGACACGCTGCGCTGCGAGAAGTTCCCCGTCCACGGCGCTGGCGAGCTCTGCGTGGGCCAGAACACCTCCGAGCGCGGCACGCCCACGCCCTCGCTGGGGCCCGAGTTCTGGACCAGCAACCCCCAGCTGCGGCCGGGCCTCGGCGCGGCGGGAGGCGGCGGGGCGGGAGGCGGAGGGAGCCACCTGGCGGAGCGGGCGGGCAGGTTCACCTGCCCCAGGGTGCTCAAGGTGCCCTCCTACCTCAACTACCGCTTCCTGGGCGAGAAGGACTGCGGGACCCCTTGCGAGCCCGGCCGCCCTTACGGGCTCATGTACTTTGGGCAGGAGGAGCTGCGCTTCTCGCGCACCTGGATTGGCATCTGGTCGGTGCTCTGCTGCGCCTCCACCCTCTTCACCGTCCTCACCTACCTGGTGGACATGAAGCGCTTCAGCTACCCAGAGAGGCCCATCATCTTCCTCTCGGGCTGCTATACGGCTGTGGCCGTGGCCTACATTGCCGGGTTCCTACTGGAGGAAAAAGTGGTCTGCAACGAGCGCTTCTCGGACGACGGCTCGCGGACAGTGGCCCAGGGCACCAAGCGGGAAGGCTGCACCATCCTCTTCATGATGCTCTACTTCTTTGGCATGGCCAGCTCCATCTGGTGGGTGATCCTCTCTCTCACCTGGTTCTTGGCCGCAGGCATGAAGTGGGGCCACGAGGCCATTGAGGCCAACTCGCAGTACTTCCACCTGGCCGCGTGGGCTGTGCCAGCCATCAAGACCATCACCATCTTGGCCCTGGGGCAGGTGGACGGGGATGTCCTCAGTGGTGTCTGCTTTGTGGGCATCAACAACGTGGATGCCTTGCGGGGCTTTGTGCTGGCTCCTTTATTTGTTTACTTGTTCATTGGCACCTCTTTCCTGCTAGCTGGATTTGTGTCCCTCTTCAGAATTAGGACCATTATGAAGCATGATGGCACCAAGACAGAAAAGCTGGAGAAGTTGATGGTGAGGATAGGAATTTTCAGTGTCCTGTACACGGTGCCTGCTACCATAGTAATTGCCTGCTATTTTTATGAGCAAGCTTTTAGGGAACAGTGGGAAAGGAGTTGGTTTGCTCAGAGCTGCAAGAGCTATGCCATCCCTTGTCCCAATAACCACCACCATCCACCTATGAGCCCTGACTTCACTGTCTTCATGATCAAGTATCTCATGACCTTAATTGTTGGCATCACTTCAGGCTTCTGGATCTGGTCTGGGAAAACACTCAATTCTTGGAGGAAGTTCTATACCAGACTCACCAACAGCAAGCAAGGGGAAACCACAGTGTGA